In a genomic window of Suricata suricatta isolate VVHF042 chromosome 12, meerkat_22Aug2017_6uvM2_HiC, whole genome shotgun sequence:
- the LOC115274372 gene encoding olfactory receptor-like protein OLF4 encodes MDPGNETGISEFLLMGFSEEPELQPLIFGTFLSMYLITVFGNLLIILAVSSDSHLHTPMYFFLANLSFVDICFTSTTVPKMLWNIQTQSKVITYADCITQMFFFLLFAVLDMFLLTVMAYDRFVAICHPLHYMVIINPRLCGLLVLVSWVLSALHSLLESLTVLPLSFCAVLEIPHFFCELNQMIQLACSDTFLNNMVVYFGAMLLGGGPFIGILYSYYKIVSSIHGISSAQGKYKAFSTCASHLSVVSLFCCTSLGVYFSSAATQNSHSSAVASVMYTVVTPMLNPFIYSLRNRDIKGALQMSFQHKWYDYFVYVTHTSVRAYW; translated from the exons ATGGACCCAGGAAATGAAACaggaatttcagaatttcttcttaTGGGATTTTCAGAAGAACCAGAACTGCAGCCCCTCATATTTGGGACTTTCCTTTCCATGTACCTGATCACTGTGTTTGGGAACCTGCTCATCATTTTGGCCGTCAGCTCTGACTCCCacctccacacacccatgtactttttcctcgcCAACCTGTCCTTTGTagacatctgcttcacctccaccaccGTCCCCAAGATGCTGTGGAACATCCAGACTCAGAGCAAAGTCATAACCTATGCAGACTGCATCACACagatgttctttttcttactctttgcAGTATTAGACATGTTTCTGTTgactgtgatggcctatgaccggtttgtggccatctgtcatcCCTTGCACTACATGGTCATCATAAACCCCCGGCTCTGTGGACTGCTAGTTCTGGTGTCCTGGGTCCTGAGTGCTCTGCATTCCTTGTTAGAAAGCTTAACGGTGTTGCCACTATCCTTCTGTGCAGTCTTGGAAATcccccactttttctgtgaactcaACCAGATGATCCAACTCGCCTGCTCTGACACCTTTCTCAATAACATGGTGGTATATTTTGGAGCTATGTTGCTGGGTGGTGGTCCTTTCATTGGGATCCTTTACTCTTACTATAAGATAGTTTCTTCCATACATGGGATCTCGTCAGCTCAGGGCAAGTATAAAGCATTTTCTACCTGTGCATCTCACCTCTCAGTGGTCTCTTTATTTTGTTGTACAAGCTTAGGCGTGTACTTTAGCTCTGCTGCCACCCAGAACTCCCACTCCAGTGCTGTAGCTTCGGTGATGTACACGGTGGTCacacccatgctgaacccctttatctacagcctgaggaacagagacataaAGGGG GCTCTCCAAATGTCATTTCAACATAAATGGTACGATTATTTTGTCTATGTCACACATACTAGTGTAAGAGCGTATTGGTAA